The Quercus robur chromosome 7, dhQueRobu3.1, whole genome shotgun sequence genome has a segment encoding these proteins:
- the LOC126693187 gene encoding L-2-hydroxyglutarate dehydrogenase, mitochondrial isoform X2 — MMKYAFECLLRKRNSRGILPSSSSLIRCMAQKKNLCSSSQTQTQTQRETARTVPRERVECVVIGAGVVGLAVARELALRGRQVLVLDSAPTFGTATSSRNSEVIHAGIYYPPNSLKAILCVRGREMLYKYCSEHNIPHKQIGKLIVATGASEIPKLDDLMNRGIQNGVDGLRKIEASEAKRMEPELQCVKALLSPASGIVDTHSLMLSLVGEAESHRTTFSYNTTVIGAHLEGNRIYLHVSETKHLENWNVRNLLLPELVLIPELVVNSTGLSATALANRFEGLNSGVVPSGYYARGCYFTLSNTRIRPFNHLIYPIPEDGGLGVHVTLDLDGQVRFGPDVEWIEGTDDISSFLNRNGRKRERCFSYTFNLKAVTALIQQHASHCTGEKIPGRSLLLASYVEASYQILEYFMAHSFSLRLPQWISLLYPTTCCGIKW; from the exons ATGATGAAGTACGCGTTTGAATGTCTGCTGAGAAAGAGAAACTCAAGGGGCATTctcccatcatcatcatcattaataAGATGCATGGCACAGAAGAAGAATTTGTGCAGCAGCagccaaacccaaacccaaacccaaagaGAAACCGCAAGGACAGTCCCAAGAGAGAGGGTGGAGTGTGTGGTGATAGGGGCAGGGGTAGTGGGATTAGCAGTGGCCAGAGAGCTCGCTCTGAGAGGCAGACAAGTACTCGTACTCGATTCCGCTCCCACTTTTGGAACCGCCACTAGCTCCCGCAACAGCGAAGTCATACACGCCGGTATCTACTACCCTCCCAATTCTCTCAAG GCAATTCTTTGTGTGAGAGGAAGAGAAATGCTGTACAAGTACTGCTCTGAACACAACATTCCTCATAAACAAATTGGCAAACTCATAGTTGCTACTGGAGCTTCAGAGATTCCAAAGTTGGATGATTTAATGAATCGTGGAATTCAAAATGGGGTTGATGGCTTAAGGAAGATAGAGGCTTCTGAAGCCAAGAGAATGGAACCTGAACTGCAATGTGTGAAAGCTTTACTGTCACCTGCTTCTGGGATTGTTGATACTCATTCCCTAATGCTATCTCTAGTG GGGGAAGCTGAAAGTCATAGAACAACGTTCTCCTACAATACTACTGTCATTGGTGCCCATCTTGAAGGAAATAGAATCTACCTCCATGTTTCTGAAACAAAACACCTTGAGAACTGGAATGTGAGGAATCTATTGCTCCCGGAGCTAGTACTTATTCCTGAGCTTGTGGTGAATTCTACAGGCTTGAGTGCCACTGCCCTTGCAAATAGATTTGAAGGTCTAAATAGTGGAGTTGTTCCTTCTGGATATTATGCACGTGGTTGCTATTTCACATTATCTAATACTAGAATCCGCCCTTTCAATCATTTGATATACCCAATACCAGAAGATGGTGGTCTTGGAGTGCATGTTACTCTTGATTTGGATGGCCAAGTCAGGTTTGGCCCAGATGTTGAGTGGATTGAAGGAACAGACGATATTTCAAGCTTCCTGAACAG AAatggaagaaagagagaaaggtgCTTCAGTTATACTTTCAACTTAAAAGCAGTCACTGCCCTCATTCAACAACATGCTTCACATTGTACAGGAGAGAAAATTCCCGGTAGATCTTTACTTTTGGCTTCCTATGTGGAAGCATCATATCAGATTCTCGAATATTTTAT GGCCCATAGCTTTAGCCTTAGACTTCCACAGTGGATAAGTCTGCTCTATCCAACTACATGCTGTGGCATCAAATGGTGA
- the LOC126693187 gene encoding L-2-hydroxyglutarate dehydrogenase, mitochondrial isoform X3, translating to MMKYAFECLLRKRNSRGILPSSSSLIRCMAQKKNLCSSSQTQTQTQRETARTVPRERVECVVIGAGVVGLAVARELALRGRQVLVLDSAPTFGTATSSRNSEVIHAGIYYPPNSLKAILCVRGREMLYKYCSEHNIPHKQIGKLIVATGASEIPKLDDLMNRGIQNGVDGLRKIEASEAKRMEPELQCVKALLSPASGIVDTHSLMLSLVGEAESHRTTFSYNTTVIGAHLEGNRIYLHVSETKHLENWNVRNLLLPELVLIPELVVNSTGLSATALANRFEGLNSGVVPSGYYARGCYFTLSNTRIRPFNHLIYPIPEDGGLGVHVTLDLDGQVRFGPDVEWIEGTDDISSFLNRAHSFSLRLPQWISLLYPTTCCGIKW from the exons ATGATGAAGTACGCGTTTGAATGTCTGCTGAGAAAGAGAAACTCAAGGGGCATTctcccatcatcatcatcattaataAGATGCATGGCACAGAAGAAGAATTTGTGCAGCAGCagccaaacccaaacccaaacccaaagaGAAACCGCAAGGACAGTCCCAAGAGAGAGGGTGGAGTGTGTGGTGATAGGGGCAGGGGTAGTGGGATTAGCAGTGGCCAGAGAGCTCGCTCTGAGAGGCAGACAAGTACTCGTACTCGATTCCGCTCCCACTTTTGGAACCGCCACTAGCTCCCGCAACAGCGAAGTCATACACGCCGGTATCTACTACCCTCCCAATTCTCTCAAG GCAATTCTTTGTGTGAGAGGAAGAGAAATGCTGTACAAGTACTGCTCTGAACACAACATTCCTCATAAACAAATTGGCAAACTCATAGTTGCTACTGGAGCTTCAGAGATTCCAAAGTTGGATGATTTAATGAATCGTGGAATTCAAAATGGGGTTGATGGCTTAAGGAAGATAGAGGCTTCTGAAGCCAAGAGAATGGAACCTGAACTGCAATGTGTGAAAGCTTTACTGTCACCTGCTTCTGGGATTGTTGATACTCATTCCCTAATGCTATCTCTAGTG GGGGAAGCTGAAAGTCATAGAACAACGTTCTCCTACAATACTACTGTCATTGGTGCCCATCTTGAAGGAAATAGAATCTACCTCCATGTTTCTGAAACAAAACACCTTGAGAACTGGAATGTGAGGAATCTATTGCTCCCGGAGCTAGTACTTATTCCTGAGCTTGTGGTGAATTCTACAGGCTTGAGTGCCACTGCCCTTGCAAATAGATTTGAAGGTCTAAATAGTGGAGTTGTTCCTTCTGGATATTATGCACGTGGTTGCTATTTCACATTATCTAATACTAGAATCCGCCCTTTCAATCATTTGATATACCCAATACCAGAAGATGGTGGTCTTGGAGTGCATGTTACTCTTGATTTGGATGGCCAAGTCAGGTTTGGCCCAGATGTTGAGTGGATTGAAGGAACAGACGATATTTCAAGCTTCCTGAACAG GGCCCATAGCTTTAGCCTTAGACTTCCACAGTGGATAAGTCTGCTCTATCCAACTACATGCTGTGGCATCAAATGGTGA
- the LOC126693187 gene encoding L-2-hydroxyglutarate dehydrogenase, mitochondrial isoform X4, protein MMKYAFECLLRKRNSRGILPSSSSLIRCMAQKKNLCSSSQTQTQTQRETARTVPRERVECVVIGAGVVGLAVARELALRGRQVLVLDSAPTFGTATSSRNSEVIHAGIYYPPNSLKAILCVRGREMLYKYCSEHNIPHKQIGKLIVATGASEIPKLDDLMNRGIQNGVDGLRKIEASEAKRMEPELQCVKALLSPASGIVDTHSLMLSLVGEAESHRTTFSYNTTVIGAHLEGNRIYLHVSETKHLENWNVRNLLLPELVLIPELVVNSTGLSATALANRFEGLNSGVVPSGYYARGCYFTLSNTRIRPFNHLIYPIPEDGGLGVHVTLDLDGQVRFGPDVEWIEGTDDISSFLNSSG, encoded by the exons ATGATGAAGTACGCGTTTGAATGTCTGCTGAGAAAGAGAAACTCAAGGGGCATTctcccatcatcatcatcattaataAGATGCATGGCACAGAAGAAGAATTTGTGCAGCAGCagccaaacccaaacccaaacccaaagaGAAACCGCAAGGACAGTCCCAAGAGAGAGGGTGGAGTGTGTGGTGATAGGGGCAGGGGTAGTGGGATTAGCAGTGGCCAGAGAGCTCGCTCTGAGAGGCAGACAAGTACTCGTACTCGATTCCGCTCCCACTTTTGGAACCGCCACTAGCTCCCGCAACAGCGAAGTCATACACGCCGGTATCTACTACCCTCCCAATTCTCTCAAG GCAATTCTTTGTGTGAGAGGAAGAGAAATGCTGTACAAGTACTGCTCTGAACACAACATTCCTCATAAACAAATTGGCAAACTCATAGTTGCTACTGGAGCTTCAGAGATTCCAAAGTTGGATGATTTAATGAATCGTGGAATTCAAAATGGGGTTGATGGCTTAAGGAAGATAGAGGCTTCTGAAGCCAAGAGAATGGAACCTGAACTGCAATGTGTGAAAGCTTTACTGTCACCTGCTTCTGGGATTGTTGATACTCATTCCCTAATGCTATCTCTAGTG GGGGAAGCTGAAAGTCATAGAACAACGTTCTCCTACAATACTACTGTCATTGGTGCCCATCTTGAAGGAAATAGAATCTACCTCCATGTTTCTGAAACAAAACACCTTGAGAACTGGAATGTGAGGAATCTATTGCTCCCGGAGCTAGTACTTATTCCTGAGCTTGTGGTGAATTCTACAGGCTTGAGTGCCACTGCCCTTGCAAATAGATTTGAAGGTCTAAATAGTGGAGTTGTTCCTTCTGGATATTATGCACGTGGTTGCTATTTCACATTATCTAATACTAGAATCCGCCCTTTCAATCATTTGATATACCCAATACCAGAAGATGGTGGTCTTGGAGTGCATGTTACTCTTGATTTGGATGGCCAAGTCAGGTTTGGCCCAGATGTTGAGTGGATTGAAGGAACAGACGATATTTCAAGCTTCCTGAACAG TTCTGGCTAG